The nucleotide window GTCCGAACACCTGGGTGAAGGTCAGCTTGGGCGGTGTGGCCGGCGGCACGATGCCGACGGCCGGGTCAAACTTGCCCGGGCCGTGATAAGCCACCGGGTCGGCTTCGGCCAGCTTGTAGCCCTGACCCTTGCGCGTGACCACATGCAAAAACTGCGGTCCGGCCTTCTTGGCCATCAGCTCGCGGATGTTCTCCAGCGTGGGAATGAGCGAATCCAGGTCGTGCCCGTCGATCGGGCCGATGTAGTTGAAGCCAAACTTCTCGAACAGCGTGGCCGGCACCACCATGCCCTTGGCGCCCTGCTCGATGCGCTTGGCCAGTTCGAACAGCGGCGGCACCGGCCCCAGCACCGTCTTGCCGACCTGCTTGGCGGCGGCATAGAAGTTGCCGCTCATCAGTTGCGCCAGGTAGCGGTTGAGCGCGCCGACTGGCGGGCTGATGCTCATGTCGTTGTCGTTGAGCACCACCAGCAGGCGCGCGTCGCGCTCCACGCCCGCGTTGTTGAGCGCCTCGAAGGCCATGCCCGCGGTCATGGCGCCGTCGCCGATCACGGCCACCGCGTCCCGGTCCTCGCCCTTCTGGCGCGCGGCCACCGCCATGCCCAGCGCGGCCGAGATGCTGGTGGACGAATGCGCGGTGCCGAAGGTGTCGTATTCGCTTTCGTCGCGGCGCGGGAAACCAGAAATGCCGCCCAGCTGGCGCAGCGTGGGCATGCTCTCGCGCCGGCCGGTCAGGATCTTGTGAGGATAGGTCTGGTGGCCCACGTCCCACACCAGCCGATCGCGCGGCGTGTTGAAGACGTAGTGCAAGGCGATGGTGAGCTCCACCGTGCCAAGGTTGGAGCTGAGATGGCCGCCAGTGCGCGACACGTTCTGCAGTACGCATTCGCGCAGCTCATCGGCCAAGCCTTTCAGCTGCGCGCGCGGCAGGCGGCGCAGATCGGCGGGATCGTGGATGGAGGAAAGGAGCTTGGTGTCCATGTCAGTTCCTGCGTTTGACCACCAGGTCGGCCAGCGCGCGCAGGCGCTCAACACCCGGCAAGCCGCTGTCCGTCAGGGCCGCATGGGCGCGTGCGCACAAGGCATCGGCCAGCGCCTGTGCCGCAGGCAGGCCGAGCAACGATACATAGGTGGGTTTGTCGGCCGCGGCATCCTTGCCAGCCGTCTTGCCGAGCGCGGCAGAGTCCGCCGTGACATCCAGGATATCGTCGACGACCTGAAAGGCCAAACCAATGGCGGCACCAAAATCGTCGAGTGCAGCGCGCGCCGCGGGCGCCACGGCACTGCCACAAACCGCCCCCATGCGAACGCTGGCCTGCAGCAGTGCACCCGTCTTGCGCTCATGCATGTCGCGCAACTCAGCTTCTCCGAGGGGCTTGCCAACGCTTGCCAGATCGATGGCCTGGCCGCCCGCCATGCCATCGGCACCAGCGGCACGCGCCAGCACGCGGCACAATTTGGATTGCATGTCCGCCGGCACCTCCGCGCCATCGGGGGTAAGCAACTCGAACGCCAGCGCCTGCAGCGCATCGCCCGCCAACAAGGCGCGCGCTTCGCCGAACTGCACGTGCACCGTCGGTTTGCCACGGCGCAAGACATCGTTGTCCATGCAAGGCATGTCGTCGTGCACCAGCGAATAAGCGTGAATCAGCTCCACCGCGCAGGCCGCGCGCAACGCAGCCTCTGCATTGCCCTGCACCGCCTCAGCGGCGGCCAGTACCAGCAGCGGCCGCAGGCGCTTGCCGCCATCCAGCACGGCGTAACGCATGGCCTCGCCCAAGCCAGCGGGCGCTTCGGCGGGAACCCAGGCAGACAGCGCCTGCTCGACCTGCGCCAGTTGCTGAGTCGACCAGGCGGTGAACTCGACGGCGCTCACTCGGCGACCCACGGCTTGACGCTGCCGCCATCGCCCAGCAACTTGACATGATCCTCAACGGCCTGCAGACGGTCGCGGCAATAGCGCAGCAGTTCGCTCCCGCGCTGATATTGCCCCAGCAACTCTTCCAGCGGCAGCTGGTCGGCCTCAAGGCCGTCGACGAGACGCTCAAGCTGAAGCACAGCGTCGCCATACGTGGCGGGCAGCGTGGAACTGGTGGCGGACTTTCTCGGCATTCGAACGGGCAAAGGGCTCCATTTTAAGTGGCGCGGGCCGCAGCATGCCCACTTTGCACGATTTTCGGCCTGCGCCTAGACGCTTCAAATCAACCCCCTAAGCCGCATCCGGTTAAAATTGCCAGTTCCCTTGGCCAAACCGCTTAGGGCCCGCGCGCGCAATATCCTCGGATGCCAAGCGCTTACTTCCTGCCCCTTCATAGGGGGAGTCTTTAGGTCGGAACACCATGTCTGATTTAAGTCTTCAATTACAGCAGGCGGCAAGTCAACTTCCCGTCACCTCCTATTTCGACCAGGCGCTGTTTGAGCGCGAGAAGCGGCTCATCTTCGAGTCCGGTCCGCGCTACGTCGGGCATTCGCTCGCCGTGCCCAACCCTGGCGACTACTTTGCCCTGCCGCAAGAGGCCGAGGGCCGTGCTCTGGCGCGCAACCGCGTAGGCGGCGTGGAGCTGATCTCCAACGTCTGCCGCCATCGCCAGGCCGTGATGCTGAAAGGCCGCGGCTCGCTGCAAGCACAGGGCAAGGGCCATGCCGGGGGCAACATCGTGTGCCCGCTGCACCGCTGGACGTATTCGCCCAAGGGCGAGCTGCTGGGTGCGCCTCACTTCAAGCACGACCCCTGCCTGAACCTGAACAACTACCGGCTACGCGAGTGGAACGGTTTGCTGTTCGAGGACAACGGGCGCGACATCGCCGCCGACTTGGCCGGCATGGGCGTCGCCAAGGATTTGTCCTTCGAAGGCTAC belongs to Ottowia testudinis and includes:
- the xseB gene encoding exodeoxyribonuclease VII small subunit — protein: MPRKSATSSTLPATYGDAVLQLERLVDGLEADQLPLEELLGQYQRGSELLRYCRDRLQAVEDHVKLLGDGGSVKPWVAE
- a CDS encoding polyprenyl synthetase family protein — encoded protein: MSAVEFTAWSTQQLAQVEQALSAWVPAEAPAGLGEAMRYAVLDGGKRLRPLLVLAAAEAVQGNAEAALRAACAVELIHAYSLVHDDMPCMDNDVLRRGKPTVHVQFGEARALLAGDALQALAFELLTPDGAEVPADMQSKLCRVLARAAGADGMAGGQAIDLASVGKPLGEAELRDMHERKTGALLQASVRMGAVCGSAVAPAARAALDDFGAAIGLAFQVVDDILDVTADSAALGKTAGKDAAADKPTYVSLLGLPAAQALADALCARAHAALTDSGLPGVERLRALADLVVKRRN
- the dxs gene encoding 1-deoxy-D-xylulose-5-phosphate synthase, encoding MDTKLLSSIHDPADLRRLPRAQLKGLADELRECVLQNVSRTGGHLSSNLGTVELTIALHYVFNTPRDRLVWDVGHQTYPHKILTGRRESMPTLRQLGGISGFPRRDESEYDTFGTAHSSTSISAALGMAVAARQKGEDRDAVAVIGDGAMTAGMAFEALNNAGVERDARLLVVLNDNDMSISPPVGALNRYLAQLMSGNFYAAAKQVGKTVLGPVPPLFELAKRIEQGAKGMVVPATLFEKFGFNYIGPIDGHDLDSLIPTLENIRELMAKKAGPQFLHVVTRKGQGYKLAEADPVAYHGPGKFDPAVGIVPPATPPKLTFTQVFGQWLCDMAEHDQRLVGITPAMREGSGMVEFHRRFPDRYYDVGIAEQHAVTFAAGLATEGLKPVVAIYSTFLQRAYDQLIHDVAIQNLPVVFALDRAGLVGADGATHAGNYDIAYLRCVPNVSIACPADEREMRQLLSTAFAQDHPVAVRYPRGAGVGAAPLAGLDALGYGKAEIRREGQRVAILAFGTLLYPTLQAAERMDATVVNMRWAKPLDADTLLQVASRHDALVTVEEGSVMGGAGSAVAEALAAANVVKPLLHLGLRDEFIEHGDPVRLLGLQGLDAAGIEASVRRRFGDLLASAPPSLKVVA